The following proteins are encoded in a genomic region of Microtus ochrogaster isolate Prairie Vole_2 chromosome 5, MicOch1.0, whole genome shotgun sequence:
- the Cdkn2d gene encoding cyclin-dependent kinase 4 inhibitor D, with the protein MLLEEVRVGDRLSGAAARGDVQEVRRLLHRELVHPDALNRFGKTALQVMMFGSPAVALELLKQGASPNVQDASGTSPVHDAARTGFLDTLKVLVEHGADVNALDGTGSLPIHLAIREGHASVVSFLAPESDLHHRDSSGLTPLELARQRGAQNLMDILQRHMVIPV; encoded by the exons ATGCTTCTGGAAGAAGTCCGCGTCGGCGACCGGCTGAGTGGCGCAGCGGCCCGTGGCGACGTGCAAGAGGTGCGCCGCCTCCTGCACCGGGAGCTGGTGCATCCCGACGCCCTGAACCGCTTCGGCAAGACGGCCTTGCAG GTCATGATGTTTGGAAGTCCAGCAGTTGCTCTGGAACTCCTGAAGCAAGGCGCTAGCCCCAATGTCCAGGATGCCTCTGGTACCAGTCCAGTGCACGATGCAGCTCGCACCGGGTTCCTGGACACCTTGAAGGTCCTGGTGGAGCATGGTGCTGATGTCAATGCCCTGGACGGCACTGGTTCGCTCCCCATCCATCTGGCGATACGAGAGGGCCACGCCTCCGTGGTCAGCTTCCTAGCTCCTGAATCTGATCTCCATCACAGGGACTCTTCGGGTCTCACCCCCCTGGAGTTGGCCCGGCAGAGAGGGGCTCAGAACCTCATGGACATCCTGCAGAGGCACATGGTGATCCCAGTGTGA